A window of Streptomyces sp. DG1A-41 contains these coding sequences:
- the lon gene encoding endopeptidase La — translation MASTSTPLTLPVLPLDDEVVLPGMVVPLDLSDSEVRAAVEAAQAAAKSQPGKPRVLLVPRIDGTYANTGVLGTVEQVGRLADGDPGALIRGRGRVRIGAGTTGPGAALWVEGTRVDESVPEPLPGQVAELVKEYKALATAWLRKRGAWQVVDRVQAIDDVSALADNSGYSPFLTTDQKVELLETADPVARLKLATQQLRDHLAEQDVAESIAKDVQEGVDKQQREFLLRRQLEAVRKELRELNGEQEGEESDDYRARVEAADLPEKVREAALKEVDKLERSSDQSPEGSWIRTWLDTVLEMPWNERTEDAYDIQGAQAVLDAEHFGLEDVKERITEYLAVRKRRAERGLGVVGGRRGGAVLALVGPPGVGKTSLGESVAHAMGRKFVRVALGGVRDEAEIRGHRRTYVGALPGRVVRAIKEAGSMNPVVLLDEIDKVGSDFRGDPAAALLEVLDPAQNHTFRDHYLEVELDLSDVVFLATANVLEAIPEALADRMEIVRLDGYTEDEKIVIARDHLLPRQLERAGLDKDEVAIDEGALRKLAGEYTREAGVRNLERSIARLLRKVAAQHELGERELPFTVRDEDLRGLIGRPHHVPESAQDPAERRTSVPGVATGLAVTGAGGDVLYVEASLADPETGAAGLTLTGQLGDVMKESAQIALSFLRSRGAELELPVGDLKDRGVHIHFPAGAVPKDGPSAGVTMTTALASLLSGRLVRTDVAMTGEVSLTGRVLPIGGVKQKLLAAHRAGITTVIIPKRNEPDLDDVPAEVLDKLDVHAVTDVRQVLELALAPATAEAAPEVPVAA, via the coding sequence ATGGCTTCGACGTCCACACCGCTCACCCTGCCCGTGCTGCCGCTCGACGACGAGGTCGTGCTGCCCGGGATGGTGGTCCCGCTGGACCTGAGCGACTCCGAGGTGCGTGCGGCGGTGGAGGCCGCGCAGGCCGCCGCCAAGTCACAGCCCGGAAAGCCCAGGGTGCTGCTGGTGCCACGCATCGACGGCACGTACGCCAACACCGGCGTCCTCGGCACCGTCGAGCAGGTCGGGCGGCTCGCCGACGGCGACCCCGGTGCCCTGATCCGCGGCCGGGGGCGGGTGAGGATCGGTGCGGGGACCACGGGTCCCGGCGCGGCCCTCTGGGTCGAGGGAACCCGCGTCGACGAATCCGTCCCGGAGCCGCTGCCAGGGCAGGTCGCCGAACTGGTCAAGGAGTACAAGGCCCTCGCCACGGCCTGGCTCCGAAAGCGCGGTGCCTGGCAGGTCGTCGACCGCGTCCAGGCCATCGACGACGTCTCGGCGCTCGCCGACAACTCCGGCTACTCGCCCTTCCTGACCACCGATCAGAAGGTCGAGCTGCTGGAGACCGCCGACCCGGTGGCCCGGCTCAAGCTCGCGACCCAGCAGCTGCGCGACCACCTCGCCGAGCAGGACGTGGCCGAGTCCATCGCCAAGGATGTCCAGGAAGGCGTCGACAAGCAGCAGCGCGAGTTCCTGCTGCGGCGTCAGCTGGAAGCGGTCCGCAAGGAGTTGCGCGAGCTGAACGGCGAGCAGGAGGGCGAGGAGTCCGACGACTACCGCGCCCGGGTGGAGGCCGCCGACCTGCCCGAGAAGGTCCGCGAGGCCGCGCTCAAGGAGGTCGACAAGCTGGAGCGCTCCTCCGACCAGTCGCCCGAGGGCTCGTGGATCCGCACCTGGCTCGACACGGTCCTGGAGATGCCGTGGAACGAGCGCACCGAGGACGCCTACGACATCCAGGGCGCCCAGGCCGTCCTCGACGCCGAGCACTTTGGCCTGGAGGACGTGAAGGAGCGGATCACCGAGTACCTGGCGGTGCGCAAGCGGCGTGCCGAGCGGGGGCTGGGCGTGGTCGGCGGGCGGCGCGGCGGTGCCGTGCTCGCGCTCGTGGGGCCGCCCGGCGTCGGCAAGACCAGCCTGGGCGAGTCCGTCGCCCACGCCATGGGCCGCAAGTTCGTCCGGGTCGCCCTCGGCGGCGTCCGCGACGAGGCCGAGATCCGCGGTCACCGGCGTACGTACGTCGGTGCCCTGCCCGGCCGGGTCGTGCGCGCCATCAAGGAGGCCGGGTCGATGAACCCGGTCGTGCTGCTCGACGAGATCGACAAGGTGGGCTCGGACTTCCGGGGCGACCCGGCGGCGGCCCTGCTCGAAGTACTCGATCCGGCGCAGAACCACACCTTCCGGGACCACTACCTGGAGGTCGAACTGGACCTGTCGGACGTGGTCTTCCTCGCGACCGCCAACGTCCTGGAGGCGATCCCGGAGGCGCTGGCCGACCGGATGGAGATCGTCCGCCTGGACGGCTACACCGAGGACGAGAAGATCGTCATCGCCCGCGACCACCTGCTGCCGCGCCAGCTGGAGCGGGCCGGACTCGACAAGGACGAGGTGGCCATCGACGAGGGCGCGCTGCGCAAGCTCGCCGGTGAGTACACGCGCGAGGCGGGCGTCCGCAACCTGGAGCGTTCGATCGCACGGCTGCTGCGCAAGGTCGCGGCCCAGCACGAACTGGGCGAGCGGGAGCTGCCGTTCACCGTCCGGGACGAGGACCTGCGCGGCCTGATCGGACGGCCGCACCATGTGCCCGAGTCCGCCCAGGACCCGGCCGAGCGCCGGACGTCCGTGCCGGGCGTGGCGACGGGCCTCGCGGTGACGGGCGCCGGCGGTGACGTGCTGTACGTCGAGGCGTCGCTGGCCGACCCGGAGACGGGCGCGGCCGGGCTGACCCTGACCGGTCAGCTGGGGGACGTGATGAAGGAGTCCGCGCAGATCGCGCTGAGCTTCCTGCGCTCCCGCGGTGCCGAGCTGGAACTGCCGGTGGGCGATCTGAAGGACCGGGGTGTCCACATCCACTTCCCGGCGGGCGCGGTCCCCAAGGACGGCCCCAGCGCCGGCGTCACGATGACCACGGCCCTCGCCTCGCTCCTGTCCGGCCGTCTGGTCCGTACGGACGTGGCGATGACCGGCGAGGTCTCGCTGACCGGCCGGGTCCTGCCGATCGGCGGTGTGAAGCAGAAGCTGCTGGCCGCCCACCGCGCCGGGATCACCACCGTGATCATCCCCAAGCGCAACGAACCCGACCTGGACGACGTCCCGGCGGAGGTGCTGGACAAGCTCGACGTCCACGCCGTCACCGACGTCCGCCAGGTCCTGGAGCTGGCGCTCGCGCCCGCCACCGCGGAGGCGGCGCCGGAGGTTCCGGTGGCCGCGTGA
- a CDS encoding MarR family transcriptional regulator, with translation MHEDGNDDGHRDASLAGTGVDQPAFLALERELTVLLRRARASQGEMAREVHPDLESSAYGLLVRLDECGKQRATELAAYIGVGKATMSRQLRALEELGLIAREPDPADGRAWLVALTQEGHDRVGRVRDARRARYAGRLADWDTHEVTELARLLHQLNRGMEK, from the coding sequence GTGCACGAGGACGGCAACGACGACGGACACCGGGACGCCTCTCTGGCCGGAACCGGCGTGGATCAGCCTGCCTTCCTGGCGCTGGAGCGGGAGCTGACCGTGCTGCTGCGGCGGGCCCGGGCCAGTCAGGGCGAGATGGCCCGGGAGGTCCACCCCGACCTCGAGTCGTCGGCGTACGGCCTGCTCGTACGGCTGGACGAGTGCGGCAAGCAGCGGGCCACCGAGCTCGCCGCCTACATCGGCGTCGGCAAGGCCACCATGTCCCGCCAGCTGCGCGCCCTGGAGGAACTCGGCCTGATCGCCCGCGAGCCCGACCCCGCCGACGGACGCGCCTGGCTCGTCGCCCTCACCCAGGAGGGCCACGACCGGGTCGGGCGGGTGCGTGACGCCCGCCGCGCCCGCTACGCCGGCCGCCTGGCCGACTGGGACACCCACGAGGTCACGGAACTGGCCCGGCTGCTGCACCAGCTCAACCGCGGCATGGAGAAGTAA